One genomic window of Staphylococcus hsinchuensis includes the following:
- the dnaI gene encoding primosomal protein DnaI, with the protein MKSFNQIMGDSKALTNRIEKIKKNVVNNPDVKAFLQEHQAEITNAMIDEDLNILQEYKDQQKVYDGHRFEDCPNFVQGHVPELYVDQNRIKIRYLQCPCKVKHDEEKFNASLITSHHMQRDTLNAKLDDIYLKGRGRLNIAKEAHEICRKLVDQDDSVKGLYLYGPFGTGKSFILGAMANQLKSKKIPSTIIYTPEFIRTLKGGFKDGSFEKNLQKVRESNILMLDDIGAEEITPWVRDEVLGPLLHYRMVQELPTFFSSNLSFEELEFHLSVSRAGTDKTKAARIMERIKTLAKPYFLEGENYRND; encoded by the coding sequence ATGAAATCTTTCAACCAAATCATGGGTGATTCAAAGGCTTTAACAAACCGCATTGAAAAAATTAAAAAGAACGTCGTCAATAATCCCGATGTCAAAGCATTTCTTCAAGAACACCAAGCTGAAATAACAAACGCAATGATAGATGAAGATTTAAATATTTTGCAAGAATACAAAGACCAACAAAAAGTGTATGACGGCCACCGATTTGAAGATTGTCCAAACTTTGTACAGGGGCATGTTCCCGAGCTATATGTCGATCAAAACAGAATCAAAATTCGCTACTTACAATGCCCTTGTAAAGTGAAGCATGATGAAGAGAAGTTTAACGCTAGCTTAATCACCTCACATCATATGCAACGAGATACTTTAAATGCAAAGCTCGATGATATTTATTTAAAAGGTAGAGGCAGACTTAATATTGCTAAAGAAGCACATGAAATTTGTCGAAAGTTAGTTGATCAAGACGATTCTGTGAAAGGTTTATATTTATATGGACCTTTTGGTACAGGTAAATCGTTTATTTTAGGTGCCATGGCAAACCAATTAAAGTCTAAAAAGATTCCTTCAACAATTATATATACACCTGAGTTTATACGAACGTTAAAAGGCGGATTTAAAGATGGTAGTTTTGAAAAAAACTTGCAGAAAGTTCGAGAATCAAATATCTTAATGCTCGATGATATCGGAGCAGAAGAGATTACACCGTGGGTAAGAGATGAGGTTTTAGGACCGCTTCTCCATTATCGTATGGTTCAAGAACTTCCAACATTCTTCAGTTCAAATTTAAGTTTTGAAGAATTAGAGTTTCATTTATCGGTCTCTCGTGCTGGTACTGATAAAACCAAAGCGGCGAGAATTATGGAGCGCATTAAAACATTAGCAAAACCATATTTCTTAGAAGGCGAAAATTACCGGAACGATTGA
- a CDS encoding replication initiation and membrane attachment family protein, with the protein MGLQSEDFGLRPHDNFTVIRHFDLTQHHLDILNRLFTPLTGPNAIGVYHYLNQFVAQQSSDVLTHYIIMSELKINLIDFRKSMDLLEAIGLVQSYAKHDEQLSSFVYKLVQPPSAKQFFNDPMLSVYLFSEVSKQRYLQLKQYFETHDDVNLAQYQNITRKFTDVFKVPRHSVNEDTQHIQGEETYDGVDLSEIKFDFELLYDLLESHFVSKQIITQDAKALIIQLATLYGLTPEAMKRIILKSITSAQELSFEELRKQARSYYLIEHEQQYPSLQVKENDNKVSISQSTDVTTQESKADDWLEQLETTSPIDMLVSWSESEPTFKQKLMVEELIEREKLPFGVINILLQFVMLKEDMKLPKSYIFEVASNWKKLGIKTAKQAYEHAKKVNQLKTNQSSNEKGKATYRQQQLPSREMTPKWLEERDNPQYQNKDTVDEDFERDKEAFLKELKETWKEGDE; encoded by the coding sequence ATGGGTTTACAATCAGAAGACTTTGGATTAAGACCACATGATAACTTTACGGTCATAAGACATTTTGATTTAACTCAACATCATTTGGATATATTAAATCGTCTGTTCACCCCTTTAACTGGCCCAAATGCGATAGGTGTTTATCATTATCTCAATCAATTCGTAGCTCAGCAATCTTCTGATGTATTAACGCATTATATTATAATGAGTGAGCTTAAAATTAATTTAATAGACTTTCGTAAAAGTATGGATTTATTGGAAGCTATCGGACTTGTTCAATCTTATGCAAAACATGATGAACAACTTTCATCTTTTGTTTATAAACTCGTTCAACCTCCGTCTGCTAAACAATTTTTTAATGATCCGATGTTATCTGTTTATTTATTTAGTGAAGTGAGTAAACAGCGTTATTTACAGTTAAAGCAATACTTCGAAACGCATGATGACGTCAATTTAGCTCAATATCAAAATATTACTCGTAAGTTTACGGATGTGTTTAAAGTACCGCGTCATTCTGTTAATGAAGATACGCAACATATTCAAGGTGAAGAAACATATGATGGAGTAGATTTGTCAGAAATTAAATTTGACTTTGAACTATTATATGACTTGTTGGAATCTCACTTTGTCAGCAAACAAATTATAACGCAAGATGCGAAGGCCTTAATTATTCAACTTGCAACTTTATATGGGTTAACGCCAGAAGCTATGAAACGGATTATTTTAAAATCTATCACGAGTGCACAAGAGTTGTCATTTGAAGAATTAAGAAAGCAAGCTAGGTCATACTATTTAATAGAACATGAACAACAATATCCATCGTTACAAGTCAAAGAAAATGACAACAAAGTGTCCATTTCACAATCGACAGATGTCACAACTCAAGAGAGTAAAGCAGATGATTGGTTAGAACAGTTAGAAACGACGAGTCCTATAGATATGCTTGTGTCATGGTCAGAGTCTGAACCAACTTTTAAACAGAAACTGATGGTCGAAGAATTAATAGAACGCGAAAAGTTGCCATTTGGTGTGATTAACATATTACTTCAGTTTGTCATGTTAAAGGAAGATATGAAACTTCCGAAGTCTTATATTTTTGAGGTAGCATCTAACTGGAAAAAATTAGGCATCAAAACGGCGAAACAAGCATATGAACATGCTAAAAAGGTAAACCAACTGAAAACAAATCAATCATCAAATGAAAAAGGAAAAGCAACTTATCGTCAACAACAATTACCTTCAAGAGAAATGACACCAAAATGGTTAGAAGAACGAGATAACCCACAATATCAAAATAAAGATACCGTTGATGAAGACTTTGAACGAGATAAAGAAGCATTTCTTAAAGAATTAAAGGAAACATGGAAGGAGGGTGATGAATGA
- the thrS gene encoding threonine--tRNA ligase, with amino-acid sequence MDQINITFPDGNSKAFDKGTTTEEIAHSISLGLRKKAVAGKLDDQMIDLTRPIEEDGALEIVTPGSEEALEVLRHSTAHLMAQALKRLYGDVKFGVGPVIEGGFYYDFDTDENISSDDFEKIEKTMKQIVNENYSIERKVVTREEAKSFFSDDPYKLELIDAIPEGENVTLYSQGEFTDLCRGVHVPTTAKIKEFKLLSTAGAYWRGDNDNKMLQRIYGTAFFDKKDLKAHLQMLEERKERDHRKIGKDLELFTNNQLVGAGLPLWLPNGATIRREIERYIVDKEVEMGYDHVYTPIMANADLYKTSGHWDHYQDDMFPTMKLDENEEMVLRPMNCPHHMMVYANKPHSYRELPIRIAELGTMHRYEASGAVSGLQRVRGMTLNDAHIFVRPDQIKEEFKRVVNLIIDVYNDFNFEDYSFRLSYRDPEDKEKYFDDDEMWNKAESMLKEAVDELGLQYEEAIGEAAFYGPKLDVQVQTAMGKEETLSTAQLDFLLPQKFDLTYIGNDGEQHRPVVIHRGVVSTMERFVAFLTEETKGAFPTWLAPKQVEIIPVNVDLHYDYARSLQDELKSQGVRVEIDDRNEKMGYKIREAQMHKIPYQIVVGDKEVENKEVNVRKYGSQDQETMERDEFIWNLVDEIRLKKQR; translated from the coding sequence ATGGATCAAATTAATATTACATTTCCTGATGGTAATTCAAAGGCGTTTGATAAAGGTACAACAACTGAAGAAATTGCACATTCAATTAGTCTAGGTTTAAGAAAAAAAGCAGTCGCAGGTAAATTAGACGATCAAATGATTGATTTAACAAGACCGATTGAAGAAGATGGGGCACTTGAAATCGTGACGCCTGGTAGTGAAGAAGCATTAGAAGTATTACGACATTCTACTGCACATCTTATGGCTCAAGCATTAAAAAGATTATACGGCGATGTGAAATTTGGTGTCGGTCCTGTTATCGAAGGTGGTTTCTATTACGACTTTGATACAGACGAAAATATTTCTTCAGATGATTTCGAAAAAATTGAAAAGACAATGAAACAAATTGTTAATGAAAATTATTCAATTGAACGAAAAGTGGTAACTAGAGAAGAAGCTAAATCATTCTTTAGTGATGACCCATATAAATTAGAATTAATCGATGCGATACCTGAAGGCGAAAATGTAACGTTGTATTCTCAAGGTGAATTTACAGATTTATGTAGAGGTGTCCATGTACCTACTACTGCGAAGATTAAAGAATTTAAACTTCTATCTACTGCAGGTGCTTACTGGCGTGGAGATAACGATAATAAAATGTTGCAACGTATATACGGTACAGCATTTTTCGACAAAAAGGATTTAAAAGCACATTTACAAATGTTAGAAGAGCGTAAAGAACGGGACCATCGTAAAATTGGTAAAGACTTAGAGTTATTTACAAATAACCAACTCGTAGGTGCAGGTTTACCATTATGGTTACCAAACGGGGCGACAATTCGTCGAGAAATTGAACGCTATATTGTTGATAAAGAAGTGGAAATGGGTTACGACCATGTGTATACACCAATCATGGCAAACGCTGATCTTTATAAAACATCAGGCCACTGGGATCACTATCAAGATGACATGTTCCCTACAATGAAATTAGATGAAAACGAAGAAATGGTATTAAGACCAATGAACTGTCCTCACCATATGATGGTCTATGCTAATAAACCGCATTCTTATCGTGAATTACCTATACGTATCGCTGAATTAGGTACAATGCATCGTTATGAAGCGAGTGGTGCCGTTTCTGGTTTACAACGTGTAAGAGGGATGACACTAAATGACGCACACATCTTTGTAAGACCAGATCAAATTAAAGAAGAATTTAAACGCGTCGTAAACTTAATTATTGATGTATATAATGACTTTAATTTCGAAGATTATTCATTCAGATTAAGTTATCGCGATCCTGAAGATAAAGAGAAATATTTCGATGACGATGAAATGTGGAATAAAGCCGAAAGCATGTTGAAAGAAGCGGTTGATGAATTAGGTTTACAATATGAAGAAGCAATTGGCGAAGCAGCGTTCTACGGTCCTAAATTAGACGTGCAAGTACAAACTGCTATGGGTAAAGAAGAGACATTATCTACAGCGCAGTTGGACTTCTTATTACCGCAAAAATTTGATTTAACATATATCGGTAATGATGGAGAACAACATCGTCCAGTAGTGATCCACCGTGGTGTCGTTTCTACAATGGAACGTTTTGTTGCCTTCTTAACTGAAGAGACTAAAGGTGCATTCCCTACATGGTTAGCGCCTAAGCAAGTCGAAATCATTCCAGTAAATGTTGATTTACACTATGATTATGCGCGCTCTTTACAAGATGAACTTAAATCACAAGGCGTAAGAGTTGAAATTGATGACCGCAATGAGAAAATGGGATACAAAATTAGAGAAGCTCAAATGCACAAAATCCCATACCAAATCGTAGTCGGGGATAAAGAAGTTGAAAATAAAGAAGTTAACGTTAGAAAGTATGGCTCTCAAGACCAAGAAACAATGGAAAGAGATGAGTTTATTTGGAACTTGGTTGATGAGATTCGTTTGAAAAAACAAAGATAA